The Alphaproteobacteria bacterium genome segment GGGCGAGGCCATGTTGCGCGCGTGTCGTCGAGCCGCCCACGCTCTCGAGCGGCCGATCCCCTAAATCAGCGAGAGTTGAGGGTTCGGCGCTTCCGGGCGATGGAAGAGGTCGGTTCGTAACGGTGGGAGCTTGCGGTCGACGCCAAAGCGCCGAGCGGCTTTCTTGAAGCGTTGCGCGATCAGGTCGGCATAGGGGCCGCTTCCGCGCATCCGTGTGCCGAACGTCGCGTTGTAGTCTTTGCCGCCCCGCGTCCCCTGGACGAGGCCGATTACCTTCGCGGCACGGTCTGGCACGTTTTCGTGCAGCCAGTCGCGGGCAAGGTCCTTGATCTCGTAGGGCAGGCGCAGCAGGACGAAACCGGCGGTACGGGCGCCCGCGTTCGCCGCCGCTTGGAGGATCGGTTCGATCTCGTGGTCGGTCAGCCCGGGAATGATTGGGGCGACCATGACTCCGGTGGGAATGCCGGCGTCGCTGAGCAAACGGACCGCCTCGAGACGGCGCTGCGGCGTCGACGCCCGCGGTTCCATCTTGCGCGCAAGACGATGGTCGAGCGTGGTGACCGATACCATGACATGGGCAAGCCCGCGCGCCGCCATATCAGCCAAGATGTCGATGTCGCGGGTGACGCGCGCGGCCTTGGTCACGATGCCGACCGGATGGCTAAATGCGGACAGGACCTTCAGCACGTCGCGAGTAACCCCGTACCGCTCTTCGATCGGCTGGTAGGGATCGGTATTGGTCCCCATCGCGATCATCTGGCAGGTGTAGCTCGGTTTGCGCAGCGCGCTCGCGAGCAACGTTGGGGCTTCGGGTTTGGCAAACAGCCGGGTCTCGAAATCGAGCCCAGGCGAGAGGCCGAGATAGGCGTGGGTCGGCCTTGCAAAGCAGTAGAAGCAGCCGTGTTCGCAGCCCCGGTAGGGGTTGATCGAGCGATCGAACCCGATGTCCGGCGATTGATTGCGGGCGATGATTGTGCGGCTGGTGTCGATCTCGACGGTCG includes the following:
- a CDS encoding PA0069 family radical SAM protein produces the protein MAPRPLDLSHPPTSSPAVHPDARRGRGAITNVSGRFEPEVRVTRDADFEFDDGWGGAENAEPTRTTVEIDTSRTIIARNQSPDIGFDRSINPYRGCEHGCFYCFARPTHAYLGLSPGLDFETRLFAKPEAPTLLASALRKPSYTCQMIAMGTNTDPYQPIEERYGVTRDVLKVLSAFSHPVGIVTKAARVTRDIDILADMAARGLAHVMVSVTTLDHRLARKMEPRASTPQRRLEAVRLLSDAGIPTGVMVAPIIPGLTDHEIEPILQAAANAGARTAGFVLLRLPYEIKDLARDWLHENVPDRAAKVIGLVQGTRGGKDYNATFGTRMRGSGPYADLIAQRFKKAARRFGVDRKLPPLRTDLFHRPEAPNPQLSLI